The stretch of DNA AATGCCTATCCTCACGATCCTGAACCACCCCTTCCTTCTTCCAACCCTCATCCGAATAGCGGTACACCACCCACGTTGTTTCGCTCAAGTCGTTTTCCCTCGCCCATTTCTTAGGAGCTCGAAAAGCAACCACTTTGGAAGCGTCCTCAAGACTCTTGCCACTGATTCGCCAAAACTCAAGAACGTCAAAAGAAGGAGTCTTCATCCCAGCGGGCTTCTTCTTTGTTGTCTGCACGTACAGCTTCACACCACTGGCGGCTTCGCGAAACGTTAACACCACTTCACGAATTGCTGTCAAGGAGTCTTCGACCACTATTGAAACACGCTCGCCCTCGCCAACGCGCCCCCACCCATGCTCAACAGAAACAAGAGCATCGCTGTCAAGAAAAGAAATCTGGGCGTTCATTTCTAACGTTTCTTGGGAAATAGCGTTCCTGGTTTGGAATGTGAAGGGCGAACTCACGGAACACTGCCCGTTCACGTCGCACGCCTCCACGCGGAACCAATACAAAGAACGAGGATCCAACCCGTCAACTTCCAATTCCGCCTCGGTCGAGAAGCCATCTGAACTCACCGATCGTTCCATGGCATCAGCCGCCTCCTCCCGCTTACTGAGCAGAAGGGTGAAACGGGAAGGCTCGTCAACTTCAACCCTAATACGTGCAGTAACGCCTTCGACACGCAGTAACTGGGGTGAAGACCGAGAAAACCTTGGCGGTTTGGCGTCCTCAATCTTGAACGAAGCCGAAGCGCCTACGCTATCACAAAGAACACGAGCAGCGTACTCGCCGTTCTTCAAAGGCGCAACAAGCCACTCCACCTCGAACCCGTCACCGCCTCTCTTCCAATCCTCTTCCCCGACGGCCATGTGCTCAACCACGCCGCCTTCCTTGCTCTCTTCAACAAACAACTCGCACGAAGCCTTCTCGCTTGCAAAGGCAACCACCATGACTTCCTCTGCCTGAAGAACATCCCCGTCGTCAGGAGAAGAAATTCCGACCTCTAACGCGTAACTGAAAGGAACGAGGAGAACAAAAAAAGAAACGAGCAACGCCGTAACGAACAACAAAAACCCAGCGCGACGGTTGCCTTGAACGGCATCAGCTCCTTCTTCTGCCAGCGACATCAATAACCCTCCCCTGCACAAGAATCACGTGCTCATCTAACCACTTTCGACCTTCAATCAGTTCAGTCTCCTTTCGTTCAGATAACTTCGCTTTGTTATTTAAACATTTCGAGCCCCCGGCCCCTCCTCCCCCGAGCAACACGCTTCACGTTTCCGTGCTCAACGTAAAACCTGGCAAAAAAACAAACGGGGCGCTCACCACTCACGGGCAAGCACCAAGCAACTACAAAGAAAGATTTAAAAAAGAAAAAATAGCAAACGACTACCGTGACCCTCACTCCTCCTGGCAAGCTCAGCAGGCTACCAAAAAAGATCGATAACGTCACTAACTCCCCGCAACCCTCCTTTTCTAGATTAGCCGCCCTTTTCGTTCTCCTGGTCCTGCTGGTCGCGATAACGGCTGCTTCTTTTGCGGCAGCCCAAACGCTCCAAGACCTGCAAAAGCTCAGAGAACGCTCAGAACGCCCCGAAGACACCCAGCAAGCAATAAGGAATGAGCAAGCAAAACCGTCTCAAGAGCACGACGAGACTCTGCAAGCACCTGAAAGCACCACGCCCACGACAGACGTGTTAAGTCGAATAATCGACCTTCTCATCGTCTTGCTAGCTGTCGCCGCTGTCGTGTGGGCGTGGCTCTACTACGAGCGCTTACGAAAGGGAAAAACAGCGCAGAAACAGAAGGCCAAAGAAGCAGAGCGAGCAGAACTTGCCGAGCAATACAGCGTAGCAGAGGAGATCATACCCTTCGCGGCCAAGCTCCGAAAGCAAGGGTACACTGACAAAGAAATCCTTGCTATTTTAGTAAATCAAGGGTGGCGCAAAAACGTTGTGCGAGACGTTCTCGCCCACCTTGACGAAGAACAAGGCACGCAGCCCCCTCCACCTGGACCAACCTAAACAAAAACCCCTTGCCAAGACGAATCTTGCTCTAGCCCTTCAGCACGCCACAGCACGTTCTCCAGCACACACTCCCCGCTATCAAGAGAAGCGTTGAGCACTGCTCTGCGCCTTGCCTTCAAAGCTGCTTCACCGCAGCAGTTACTTGCTCAAGCCTTTTCTTATTCCTGCGCATCATGGCATTTGCCACAGCGACGAACCGCTCCAACAAGCCATGCTCAACCCAGACCTGCTCCCTATCCGCAATAGGAACGGCCAACTCTTCAGGGCCAATCATTTCAATCATCAACCGCTCCTCTTTCAAAGAAAAAATGCCGCAACGCTTAAACCCCAACGGCCTGACCACGTCAATGAACCGCTGCGCATCCTCGATCGTCCTAGCGCAGAGGTGCAGAATTGCAGGCTGAAACCGCAACCAAAGCAACCCCTCTGAAGACGCCTCAGCAACGCACCGCTTCACGTCCTCGGGATCGACTTCGTCGTGGCAACGCAAAAGAAACCTTGCCTCGTGCTTCTTCCCACTTTCTGGAACGTCCAACAGCACAATCCTCCCCGAGCAACTGCTTGTTGTGTAGAATGAGGCGTGCTTATTCAGCACAGCTAAACATTCGCGAATTGGCTCGTCAACAGACCCCTTGTCGCTCCTGTCAAATTCACACATCCGCCTCAGCGCAACCGCTTTTTCTTCAGCAAAACCCACAACGACTCCCCCTCCCGCAAATCATCACGGCCTTGCGCTTACGATCTCTTGCGCCTTCCCCGCCGGGTTTCCAGTTCACGGCGAAAATAGTGCGCTTTCACGAAGGACTGCTCTTTGTAGAGAACGACTGCAATGATGAGGAGCACGAGCACAATCATGAAAACCGCGCTCAACCCTACGTAACGCCCAATAATGAGGACTTCAATGATGGTGAGGATGAAGAAGAGGAGAAGAAAGGCTAAGAATGAAAATACCAACAACCATGTCGCCTGAAAAATAATCCGTGAATTCATACCTGCCTCTTGTGACCTCCCCGTCAACCTAGCACTTTGCTTTAAACAACCCCTTGTTCGCCTTAGCAGTGCACAACATCAGCACAGGAGCCCAACAAACGCCTCCTTGCTCGATTCATCCTTCTCGAGTTATTTGACCTATTTAAGTGTTTTGTGCCTCGCCAACCTGCAAAAATAAAAGAAAAAAGAAAAGAGAAAAAAGAAAAGAAGCGGCCAAACACGCGAAAATTTATAAATTCAAAGCGCTTACTTAAATGTACTTAAAAACGTACTTAAAAACGACACCAGCAAAATTTGAAGAGGGGAATGAATGGG from Candidatus Woesearchaeota archaeon encodes:
- a CDS encoding PGF-pre-PGF domain-containing protein translates to MSLAEEGADAVQGNRRAGFLLFVTALLVSFFVLLVPFSYALEVGISSPDDGDVLQAEEVMVVAFASEKASCELFVEESKEGGVVEHMAVGEEDWKRGGDGFEVEWLVAPLKNGEYAARVLCDSVGASASFKIEDAKPPRFSRSSPQLLRVEGVTARIRVEVDEPSRFTLLLSKREEAADAMERSVSSDGFSTEAELEVDGLDPRSLYWFRVEACDVNGQCSVSSPFTFQTRNAISQETLEMNAQISFLDSDALVSVEHGWGRVGEGERVSIVVEDSLTAIREVVLTFREAASGVKLYVQTTKKKPAGMKTPSFDVLEFWRISGKSLEDASKVVAFRAPKKWARENDLSETTWVVYRYSDEGWKKEGVVQDREDRHFVYARAFLSDAGWFALGALKKEDESLSERGVGGAVDEGLVDEAPRGVQNASEEEEHANESASVLAEGGSETEAETSLGGVTGRVVAQEEIDGRRGAGEQQVGLSVPLLVLAFVVVGSLLAGAYFFFSDMVKLRHGFDTSGEFDIGKSEYEERMEQMEEFIAKAAARGLSRDVIREKLVSAGWNEHEVEHLIDRYLL